In one window of Callospermophilus lateralis isolate mCalLat2 unplaced genomic scaffold, mCalLat2.hap1 Scaffold_1098, whole genome shotgun sequence DNA:
- the LOC143640032 gene encoding axin interactor, dorsalization-associated protein-like, which produces MTLLTIRIEKIGLKDAGQCIDPYITVSVKDLNGIDLTPVQDTTVASRKEDTYVHFNVDIELQKHIEKLTKGAAIFFEFKHYKPKKRFTSTKCFAFMEMDEIKPGPIVIELYKKPTDFKRKKLQLLTKKPLYLHLHQTLHKE; this is translated from the exons ATGACATTACTTACTATCAGGATTGAGAAAATTGGTCTGAAAGATGCTGGACAGTGCATCGATCCCTATATTACAGTTAGTGTAAAGG ATCTGAATGGCATAGATTTAACTCCTGTGCAAGATACTACTGTGGCTTCAAGAAAAGAAGATACATATGTTCATTTTAATGTGGACATTGAGCTCCAGAAGCATATTGAAAAATTAACCAAAG GTGCAGCTATCTTCTTTGAATTCAAACACTACAAGCCTAAAAAAAGGTTTACCAGCACCAAGTGTTTTGCTTTCATGGAGATGGATGAGATTAAACCTGGGCCAATTGTAATAGAACT atacaagaaacccactgactttaaaagaaagaaattgcagtTATTGACCAAGAAACCACTTTATCTTCATCTACATCAAACTTTGCACAAGGAATGA